In Methanothermobacter tenebrarum, the sequence TATTACAATGCCAAGGGGGGTCAATTTAAAGGATAGCGATATCATGGAAAAAGCCCGGATACTCATATTAACCTTAATTATAGTGACTATTTTATCCCTTCTCATCTATCAACCAAATGGAAAGGTGAGTGAAATTATTATAGGCAAAAACGAGTATGGTGAAGTTATACGCGAAGGACCATTCGGAGACCCGAACTCTCCTGATAGGGTAGCATATATAGTTGGGGTGCACCCCCACGAGTCACAGGCCCATGAAGCCATCATCAAAGCCATAAGACAAGAAGACAAATCCCTAAAGAAATGCTATTACATTTACAAGGTGAATGTTACAAGGAATCCCAACGATTATGAGGAAGGGAGGTTGAACGGCCAATTACTAGCCAGAGAGTATGTTATCCCTGACATAGAAAGGATGTCAATAAAACTCGTGATTGATGTCCACTCTAATGTGGGCCGTTACGATGAGAGAAGATTCCTTTTTATCCCATACCCCTCTGATAAAACTAGGAAAATTGCCAATATGATAACTGATAGGATTGGCTGGTTACAATTATATGAACCCCCAAATCCGACCAGCCCAGAATATGTTACCATCCCCTTAATTAAGAGGGGCATACCCGCGATAGTCTATGAAACATACGCCTATGAAACCCCAGAACAAACATTTAAACAAGCAAAGGAGCTTATATTAGTGATAGATAGCCTATCCTTCCTTTTTGAATGATACCCATCGTAACATGAAAAGTTTCCTCAGCCACTAATATTTTAACCCTATCGGCGGGAAGTCCCCCTTTTGGGAGGGGATGAAAGCCGAAAGTTTATATACTTTCTCTTCCAATATATTTCTCTGTGCTTACCTCCAGGTAGGAAGGATGTGACCTCATCCATTAGCCCTGTATCCTATAAAACCGTGGGACTGGATGGGGTAGGGTTGGGACAACCCAGAATTCACACCTGTTAGGGTGATGCTACAGGTCGTCTGTGAAGCGGGCCTGCAATAGCTGGTGGTAGTTCACAATTTCTATAGGTGTCATTTTTGAAAAAATACAAATGTAAAGTTTGCGGATACATCTATGACCCGGAAAAGGGCGAACCGCGTAGGGACACGCCCCCAGGGACACCCTTCGAGGATTTACCCGACTTGTGGAGATGTCCATCTTGCGGGGCTCCTAAGAGGATGTTTAAACCAATAGACTAATTTGTGGGGGGGTAATTTTCCATGGATAGATACAAGTGTCAAATGTGCGGATACATTTACGACCCAGAGGAAGGTGACCCAAACCGTGACATAGAACCTGGAACACCCTTCGAGGATTTGCCAGATGATTGGACCTGTCCCATCTGTGGAGTGGGAAAGGACCAATTCGAAAAGATTGATTAAAATGGTAATTAAAAGAGTAGCCGAGGACGTTTACGCTCTCCAAAGCTTTGACTGGGATAGGAGAACCTTCGATAGCATACTAGAAACTCCAAAGGGTACAACATATAACTCTTTCTTGATAAAAGACGAGAAAAACATCCTAATAGATTCAACAAAACCTTCAATGGCAAAGGAACTATTAGAGGATCTTGAATCCCTAAACGTCCAAATAGATTATATAGTATCCCAGCATGCAGAACAGGACCACTCAGGTGCAATACCAGCCCTACTAAGAGAATATCCAAATGCCAAGATCCTGGGGACGAGAGCATGCAAAGAACTCCTAGAAAACCTACTGGGAATACCAGCCGAGAAAATCCAGAACATAGAAGACGGGCAAGTACTATCAGCCGGCCGCCACAAACTAAATCTTATAGTAACCCCATGGGTTCACTGGCCAGATACCATGGTATCATACCTCCTACCAGAGGGCATATTATTCTCCTGTGACTTCTTTGCATCACACTTTGCAACAACTAAGACAATAACAAAGTTAGAGGAAATCCAAGAGGAGGCTAAAAGATACTATGCACATATAATGATGCCATTCTCCCAGATGATACAAGGAAACCTGGAAAAACTCAGAAACCTAGAAATAAGGATGATAGCACCATCACACGGTCCCATCATAGAAAAACCAGAGATCATACTAGACCTCTATGGGAGATGGTCATCACAAACATCAAAGAAGGTCACCATAGCCTATATTTCAATGCATGGAAGCACAGAACTCATGGTCAAACACCTCACAAGAACCCTCACAGACTTGGATGTTAACATCAGAGTAATAAACCTCGCAAATACCAGTACAGGGGAGCTTATAATGGAACTTGTCGATTCAAGGGCCATGATCATAGCATCCCCCACAGTATTAACTAGGCCGCATCCAAGTGTAGCCTCCATGTTATACCTTGTTAACATGCTCAAACCACCAATAAAATACGTTGCCCTAATAGGCTCATATGGTTGGGGCACCCTCATCGAAAAA encodes:
- a CDS encoding rubredoxin, with amino-acid sequence MKKYKCKVCGYIYDPEKGEPRRDTPPGTPFEDLPDLWRCPSCGAPKRMFKPID
- the rd gene encoding rubredoxin; protein product: MDRYKCQMCGYIYDPEEGDPNRDIEPGTPFEDLPDDWTCPICGVGKDQFEKID
- a CDS encoding FprA family A-type flavoprotein: MVIKRVAEDVYALQSFDWDRRTFDSILETPKGTTYNSFLIKDEKNILIDSTKPSMAKELLEDLESLNVQIDYIVSQHAEQDHSGAIPALLREYPNAKILGTRACKELLENLLGIPAEKIQNIEDGQVLSAGRHKLNLIVTPWVHWPDTMVSYLLPEGILFSCDFFASHFATTKTITKLEEIQEEAKRYYAHIMMPFSQMIQGNLEKLRNLEIRMIAPSHGPIIEKPEIILDLYGRWSSQTSKKVTIAYISMHGSTELMVKHLTRTLTDLDVNIRVINLANTSTGELIMELVDSRAMIIASPTVLTRPHPSVASMLYLVNMLKPPIKYVALIGSYGWGTLIEKETRKLLGTMNIEFLEPVLIKGKPHKEDFERLDKLAWEIKEKIGEDEK